TTCGATGCCTGTCGAGAGCCTCAAGGTCGAGCGATTGGACGTTCGATGTTCGATGTTCATTTTTTTGTAACCGTGAACGGTTACAAGAACGGAAAGGCTCCTAAATGCCGTTTACGATACGCACCAACTGAGGGCAATCGGACTCTATCGTACTAAGACGTATTTTAAGGGAAGCAAGAGCTGCTGGTATGTACGCCTCAAAATCTGTTTTTTCCTTAACCCTGCTCAAAAAGCCGAAGGCGCCCAGGATCTGGAGATTCCGATTAATGGCGCAGTATCTGTAGGCACGGAGAAAATCCTGACGGTTAACCGGCACAGAGCCAGAAAGCCTGTCCAGATAGTACGCCAGTAGATCTTGCTGGATATCCTCGGGAAGCTCTACGTAGGGATCGATGAGCAATGAAGCAAGGTCGTAGGGCAGGGGGCCAAGCCGGCCGCCTTGAAAATCGATGACGTAATATTTTTCGTTCCTGACAAGGATATTGCGGGATTGAAAATCGCGGTGCAGGAAACCCACAAGGCCGGTTTCAAGGGCTCTTTTGGCAAATAGTTCAAAGCCTTCCTTGAGTTTTTCAAAGTCTGTTCGTAGGCCCTTGTACCCGTTCAGAAAGGCGGTCACAAAGTATCTGGCTTCTTTTTCTAGGATAAGGCGTTGGTCATAATAAGGAGTCTGGTAGGTGAATGCCGGGTTGAATCCCTTTGCCCCTTCAACCGCCATGGTGATTAGCAGGTCAATGACGGCCTTGTAGTGGGCAAGGAGTTCTACCTGGTCTCCTGTTCGGCGAACAACAGTCTGGAGGTGAAGATCGCCCAAATCTTGCAGGGCAACAAGACCCGTGGGGCGATCGTAGCCGTAGATATGGGGAACCGGCACGCCCTTGTTTAAAAGGTGCTGTCCGATGTCAACAAAGGAATCCGCCTCGCACGTCCTGTCCTCCGGCGGGGGGCCGTGATCGACCATGATAACAGAGGTCTTTCCCAAACTGACGCGATGCCATGTACGGTCAGAGCCGTCTCCTTTGAGCTCAGACCAGGCCAGGATACCTTCGCCAATCTCCGGAACGGCCTTCGCCAGCGCCTTGCGGGCCAGGGCTTCTCTTGCTGCCCCGTGATATCCCGCCATGGTTCCTATGTCGTGCCAGTAGTGATTGCCGGGCACAAATGCCTTTAGCGTAATGCCTGCCCGGATCATCTCACAATAGATATCGATGATGCTGCAAGGGGTTCTTTCCGGGATGAAACTCAGAACCTGCGGATCGAGGACTTGTATGCCGGTAAAGGCAAGTTGGCGGTCATTTGCAGACGTTATCACATCGGGAGCCGTGGGGGGACACGGAGCCGTGTCACCAAACCCCGTGATATGATCTTTTGAATCGACCCAGACGTTGTTAAACTGCGAATAGTCGTGAAGCGCCAATGTGACGAGATGTCTGTGACCGAGGTGGAATCTATAGATTTGTGCAAGATCAATGTTGGTGAATATATCCCCGTTGATAACCAACAAGGGATTCTCATCCCAGAAATCCTCAACGTTTTTTATGGCTCCTCCTGTGTCGAGGATGGTTGGCTCGTACCTTGTGTGGACAGGGATTCCGTAGTCCTGTGCTTGGACAAACTCATCAATCATTTCAGCCAGATGGTGCGTGTTTATTATCACGGCCTCACAATGCGAGTCTTGAAGGGTGCGAATCAGGATGTCCAGCAAGGGGCGGCCTGCTATGAGAAAAAGAGGTTTCGGTTTCTCTTGGGTCAGAGGCAACAGGCGAGTGCCAAGCCCTGCTGCCAAAATCATTGCCTTCATGGTCACAAGATCATGTCAGGCCTGCAAATCGCTGTCAAGAGGATCAGAGTGGGGCCGTAGAAGCCAAGAATATTTGTGCCTTACATCGCTTCGTGTTATAAACAGATACTGAGGTTAAGAAAATGTAAATCACTAAGCTGCGTATCAGGAGGCATCATGCTACGGATCTATCGTTTGACAGCGACAACACGGGTATGGCGTCCGGGCGCCTTGTTCGTGTTTTTGGGTCTTGTCCTTTTTCTACACGGTCACGCATACGGCGAAACAGAGGCGGAGGTATTACCTCAAAGCGCTGCTGGTGTTGTCGAAAGCGATTGCATTGACCGGATCATTCCTTCCAAGCCCAATGACCTCTTTGTGGTTCTGAAAAATGGGCTCACTGTGCTTATCCGTGAATCTCATGGCTCAAAGGTGGTCTCCTGTCAGGTCCTTGTCAAGACCGGGTCTATTTTTGAGGGCGAGCGGATGGGAGGGGGGCTCTCACATTACCTGGAACATGTGGTTTCCGGCGGGACCACCTCCAGGTTCACGGAAGCCGAAATCAAAGAGAGGCTCCAGGATATAGGCGGCGCCACAAATGCTTATACCAGCTACGACGACACGGTCTACTTCATCAATACGACAAGTGCACATTATCAGGAGGGCCTTAAGCTCCTTTTGGCGTATGTGACTGACTGTCAATTCAATGATGCAGAATACCAGAGGGAAAAGCCCGTCATCCTTCAGGAGTTTCAGTTGGGGGAGAACGACCCTTCAGGGCAGTTGTGGCACTCATTTGTGAAGACAGCGTACCGAAAACATCCGATTCGGCATCCCGTAATAGGCGAAAAAGAGGTCTTTCTCAAAATGGACAAGGATGACCTCATGGCACACTACCGCCGTTGGTATACGCCTGAGAACATGGTCATTGCTGTGGCAGGCAAAGCGGACAAAGAAGATGTGTTGAAAGTTGTCCTCGAGTTGGCAGGCAGCCTTAAGAGAACTGAGAATCCCCCATATGTCCTTCCAAAAGAACCGCGACAGTTTTCTTCGCGCAAGGTGGTCAAGACCCTGGCAATAGCAAGGCTGACAAAAGCTCTTTTGGGCTTTCGAACCATCCCTCTGACAGATCCTGACCTCTATGCGCTTGACGTGCTGGCAGTGATCATGGGCGATGGCCGTACCTCCAGGCTTTATCGGCGAGTTCGAGATGAAAAGAGGCTCGTTCTTTCCATCAACGCATCGAGCTGGACCCCGGCCTATGCTGAAGGGCAATTTTCGGTTTCCATGAGTCTTTCCGGGGAGAATCTGTCGGAAGCCGTGGACGCGGTATGGAATGAACTCTCTGATCTGAAGGAAAACCTCGTTGAGGAGGATGCCTTAAGCCGGGCAAAGAATATCGTTGCGGCAGACCATGTTTTCGGACTGCAGTCCGCAGCAAGCCAGGCCGCCCGGTTGGCCTCGGATTGGGTGGCCACAGGAGATCCCTATTTCAGCGAGACCTATGTGTCGAAGATCCGGGAAGTTACCCGTGAGGAACTGAGAGGCGTTGCCAGGAAGTATTTTCAGCGGGACAGAATGACTCTTGCCGTAGTTAAGCCACCTTCGGCCGTAACTGAGAAGGACGATTTCCAGCCTGTCGAGTCCCCTGGATCGGGAATTGAGGCACGGGTGCTGCCCAATCAGATGACGCTTCTGTTGAAACGGAACTCGGCCGTCCCTGTTGTTTCCTTCAAGTTTTTTGTAAAAGGTGGGCTTCGATTCGAACCGGTCGACAGACCGGGCCTTTCTCATTTTATGGCAGGTCTTTTAACCAAAGGGACTACAAGCCGGACCAAGTTTGAAATTGCCAAGACCCTCGAAGATCTGGGAGGACATATTACGGCAAGTTCCGGATACAATACGGTAAGCGTGTCGGTCTCAGTCTTGAAGGATCATTTTGATATAGCCCTCGATTTGCTCGCCGATGTGGTTCTTCACCCCATTTTTGCCGAGAGTGAAATAGAAAAGCAGCGAAAAGATACACTCCTGGCCATCAAAAGGCTCGATGAACAGTGGACCACGGAGATCACAAGGCTCTTCAAAAGACACTATTATCGAAAGCACCCCTACCGAAACGATGTGCTTGGCAAGGCAGAGGCGGTGACGGGATTTTCCGAAGAGGATATCAGGGGGTTTTATGAGTCGATAGTGATGCCAAATAGTGCGGTTTTGGCGGTTTTTGGCGATATTGACCCGGACGTGGTTGCACCAAAGGTTCGAGAGGCATTTAAGGACTTTGAGCCCGGGATCTTGGAACAGCCCATCATTGAGGCAGAGACTCACAATATTGAGGAGGACGAGATCTTTGAGACACTAAACGAAAAGACATCGGCTGCCATTTTTGCAGGCTATAACGGCCTGCCCCTCGGTGACAAAGACACGCCTGTGGTGGATGTGCTGGATGCAATTATTTCAGGGATCGGATATCCAAACGGTTGGCTGCATGACGCCCTTAGAGGAGGACAAAAGAGCCTGGTCTACTATGTGCATGCCTACCCGGCATTTGGGGTGGACGGCGGCTATTTCGGGATAATGACCCAGACAACGGTGGAGAATTATGAAAAGGTGCTCAAGATTGTCCTGGGCCAGATGGCCTTGATTCAGGAAAAGGAAGTGGACTCCAAAACCCTTGAGCGAGCCAAAAACGTTTGCATTACCATGCACGAGATCGGACTGGAAACGATTGCAGCCCAGGCCTCAAGCTCAGCGCTCAACCAACTCGTTGGATTGGGATATGATTATGACACGAGGTATCGGGAATTGATCGAAAAGGTAAGTGCCGCCGACGTATTACGCGTAGCCAGAAAGCTTTTTTCACATCATCTGATTGTGGCGACAAAACCAAGACAACCCCCTAAGATCAAACAAATTCAAGATGCGACCTCGGTCGTTTTTTGAATGGCGTCCCGCTGCCGAAGTGTCATTTCCCCGACGTCTGGAACTTTACACAGTCTTTCTTCTCCTTGAGCCTTATGCCTTGAGTCATAAGGCATTTGAATACTTTCCTTGTACTTATGTCTTGACTGTTTGTAAAGGCGAGGATAAGCTCAAAAAACGGCGAGAGTTCATTTGAGGACAAATGCATGTACCGTGAGAACTACATAAATTCCCTCCGGGCGGAACTTGTAGAGATGGTGGCGGATTATTTGACGCCAGTGGCTCTGCGCTACGGATATAGCGACGTACCTCTGGAGGCCAATATCAAGTGGCGTCCTCAAGTGCTCGTCCTGGGCAATTACTCGTCGGGCAAGTCGACGCTGATCAACGAATTCCTCGGGGCAGACATCCAGGCCACCGGCCAGGCCCCTACAGACGATTCATTTACCATTATTACTTGCGATGATTCAGCATCCGTCGGCGATAGCGAGGAGGTGCGTATTACTGAGGAGCGGGACGGCA
This DNA window, taken from Deltaproteobacteria bacterium, encodes the following:
- a CDS encoding phosphotransferase, whose protein sequence is MKAMILAAGLGTRLLPLTQEKPKPLFLIAGRPLLDILIRTLQDSHCEAVIINTHHLAEMIDEFVQAQDYGIPVHTRYEPTILDTGGAIKNVEDFWDENPLLVINGDIFTNIDLAQIYRFHLGHRHLVTLALHDYSQFNNVWVDSKDHITGFGDTAPCPPTAPDVITSANDRQLAFTGIQVLDPQVLSFIPERTPCSIIDIYCEMIRAGITLKAFVPGNHYWHDIGTMAGYHGAAREALARKALAKAVPEIGEGILAWSELKGDGSDRTWHRVSLGKTSVIMVDHGPPPEDRTCEADSFVDIGQHLLNKGVPVPHIYGYDRPTGLVALQDLGDLHLQTVVRRTGDQVELLAHYKAVIDLLITMAVEGAKGFNPAFTYQTPYYDQRLILEKEARYFVTAFLNGYKGLRTDFEKLKEGFELFAKRALETGLVGFLHRDFQSRNILVRNEKYYVIDFQGGRLGPLPYDLASLLIDPYVELPEDIQQDLLAYYLDRLSGSVPVNRQDFLRAYRYCAINRNLQILGAFGFLSRVKEKTDFEAYIPAALASLKIRLSTIESDCPQLVRIVNGI
- a CDS encoding insulinase family protein, whose product is MLRIYRLTATTRVWRPGALFVFLGLVLFLHGHAYGETEAEVLPQSAAGVVESDCIDRIIPSKPNDLFVVLKNGLTVLIRESHGSKVVSCQVLVKTGSIFEGERMGGGLSHYLEHVVSGGTTSRFTEAEIKERLQDIGGATNAYTSYDDTVYFINTTSAHYQEGLKLLLAYVTDCQFNDAEYQREKPVILQEFQLGENDPSGQLWHSFVKTAYRKHPIRHPVIGEKEVFLKMDKDDLMAHYRRWYTPENMVIAVAGKADKEDVLKVVLELAGSLKRTENPPYVLPKEPRQFSSRKVVKTLAIARLTKALLGFRTIPLTDPDLYALDVLAVIMGDGRTSRLYRRVRDEKRLVLSINASSWTPAYAEGQFSVSMSLSGENLSEAVDAVWNELSDLKENLVEEDALSRAKNIVAADHVFGLQSAASQAARLASDWVATGDPYFSETYVSKIREVTREELRGVARKYFQRDRMTLAVVKPPSAVTEKDDFQPVESPGSGIEARVLPNQMTLLLKRNSAVPVVSFKFFVKGGLRFEPVDRPGLSHFMAGLLTKGTTSRTKFEIAKTLEDLGGHITASSGYNTVSVSVSVLKDHFDIALDLLADVVLHPIFAESEIEKQRKDTLLAIKRLDEQWTTEITRLFKRHYYRKHPYRNDVLGKAEAVTGFSEEDIRGFYESIVMPNSAVLAVFGDIDPDVVAPKVREAFKDFEPGILEQPIIEAETHNIEEDEIFETLNEKTSAAIFAGYNGLPLGDKDTPVVDVLDAIISGIGYPNGWLHDALRGGQKSLVYYVHAYPAFGVDGGYFGIMTQTTVENYEKVLKIVLGQMALIQEKEVDSKTLERAKNVCITMHEIGLETIAAQASSSALNQLVGLGYDYDTRYRELIEKVSAADVLRVARKLFSHHLIVATKPRQPPKIKQIQDATSVVF